The proteins below are encoded in one region of Natranaerovirga hydrolytica:
- a CDS encoding M15 family metallopeptidase, whose product MKKYVVGLLLGSAFLTSCTSNSSEIIVSTNAHTNNQLIASYNEALNTQNFVNNTQELSYIINNEVESLSNPMVDKNSTLIQDPNDIEVLVNKGYQLPEDYRPDDLVVPDIRFSFDEYDDKMLMREEAALAIEKLFNDAEREGLYLFGVSGFRSYQRQKSIYEWNLQTRGEEYTNQYSAKPGHSEHQTGLVMDITCQSVGFALTDALGHTPEGQWVAANAYKYGFVISYPEDKTHITGYSYEPWHIRYVGNELAEYLTENDMTLDEYYFTNGLTP is encoded by the coding sequence GTGAAAAAATATGTTGTTGGCTTACTGCTTGGTTCTGCTTTTTTAACCAGTTGTACGTCTAATTCTAGTGAAATAATTGTTAGTACAAATGCACATACTAATAACCAACTCATTGCTTCTTATAATGAAGCCCTGAACACCCAAAATTTTGTTAATAATACGCAAGAGTTATCATATATAATTAATAATGAAGTGGAAAGTTTGAGTAATCCTATGGTAGATAAAAATTCTACTTTAATTCAAGATCCTAATGATATTGAGGTTTTAGTAAATAAAGGTTATCAACTTCCTGAAGACTATCGACCTGATGACCTTGTGGTTCCAGACATTCGTTTTTCTTTTGATGAGTATGATGATAAAATGCTTATGAGAGAAGAAGCTGCTCTAGCTATAGAAAAGTTGTTTAATGATGCTGAAAGAGAAGGCTTATATTTATTTGGTGTTTCTGGTTTTAGATCTTACCAAAGACAAAAATCAATCTACGAATGGAATTTACAAACTCGAGGTGAAGAATATACCAACCAGTATAGTGCTAAGCCTGGACATAGTGAACACCAAACGGGGCTGGTCATGGATATTACCTGTCAATCTGTTGGTTTTGCCTTAACAGATGCTTTAGGTCATACACCTGAGGGTCAATGGGTTGCTGCTAATGCTTACAAGTATGGTTTTGTTATTAGTTATCCTGAAGATAAAACCCATATTACAGGCTATAGTTATGAACCTTGGCATATTCGATATGTAGGCAATGAACTGGCAGAGTATTTAACAGAGAATGATATGACTTTAGATGAATACTATTTTACCAATGGTTTAACCCCTTAA
- a CDS encoding lysophospholipid acyltransferase family protein: MRSFLILIYFILFFLLTLPFLLLAYIIGVFSKKAQYKYTYYVGKGWSNILLFLAGTKITVTGLHNIPDGPALFVGNHRSLFDIPALYRFFPNPTGFVSKNEMSKLPIMSWWMSSIGCIFLNRDDVRAAMKTMLLGIDLLKQGQSLVIFPEGTRSKTEDMLPFKQGSLKFAQKANVPIVPFGISNTDQILKKNSLNVKSANITLNFGEPIDLNTLSKEELKKSAEYVQDIVKSLI; the protein is encoded by the coding sequence ATGAGATCTTTTTTAATTCTAATATATTTTATTTTGTTTTTTCTATTGACTTTGCCTTTTCTATTATTGGCATATATTATTGGGGTTTTTAGTAAAAAGGCTCAATACAAGTATACCTATTATGTGGGCAAAGGCTGGTCTAATATTTTGTTATTTTTAGCAGGCACAAAGATAACGGTTACAGGTCTTCATAATATTCCTGATGGCCCTGCGCTTTTTGTAGGCAATCACAGAAGCTTATTTGATATTCCTGCTTTATATCGTTTTTTTCCTAATCCAACTGGTTTTGTTTCAAAAAATGAAATGTCAAAGCTCCCTATTATGAGTTGGTGGATGTCGTCTATTGGTTGTATATTCCTAAATAGAGATGATGTGAGAGCAGCTATGAAAACTATGTTATTAGGCATCGATTTATTAAAGCAAGGGCAATCTTTAGTTATTTTCCCTGAAGGTACCCGTTCAAAAACAGAGGATATGTTGCCTTTTAAACAAGGCAGTTTGAAATTTGCTCAAAAAGCCAATGTCCCTATTGTTCCTTTTGGTATTTCAAACACAGATCAAATATTAAAGAAAAACAGTCTGAATGTAAAATCTGCTAATATTACCCTTAACTTTGGCGAACCGATTGATTTGAATACATTAAGTAAAGAAGAGTTGAAAAAAAGCGCTGAATATGTTCAAGATATTGTAAAATCACTCATATAA
- a CDS encoding nicotinate phosphoribosyltransferase — protein sequence MNLTLLTDFYELTMMQGYYKEYDTKQVVVFDFFYRSNPCGGAYSIFAGLEQVIDYINDFNFTAEDIQYLREQKIFEEDFLEFLSDFKFTGDIYSVPEGTVIFPNEPVMKIIAPIMEAQIIETAILNIVNHQSLIATKASRVKWAAEDDMVLEFGLRRAQGPDAGVYGARAAVIGGCSATSNVLAGKKFDIPVKGTHAHSWVMSFNDELTAFRKYANLYPDACILLVDTYDTLKTGVPNAIKVFNELKEKGIQPKLYGIRLDSGDLAYLSKKARKMLDEVGFEDAIISASSDLDEYLIQDLKSQGAKITLWGVGTNLITSKDCPAFGGVYKLTAVSNGNEFVPKIKVSENPAKITNPGNKKIYRVYDKATGIIKADLIALEEENIKETEPLLLFDPNATWKRTILEPNTFVLKELLVPIFKNGSCVYATPNIMEIQSYCQKELKTLWPETKRTKNPQEVFIDLTMNLYNLKQSMIERYKSEV from the coding sequence ATGAACTTAACTTTACTTACAGATTTTTATGAGCTTACGATGATGCAAGGATATTATAAAGAATATGACACCAAGCAGGTTGTGGTTTTCGACTTTTTTTATCGCAGCAACCCTTGTGGCGGTGCTTACTCTATATTTGCAGGTCTAGAACAAGTCATTGACTATATTAATGACTTTAACTTTACTGCTGAAGACATTCAATATTTAAGAGAACAAAAGATATTTGAAGAAGATTTTCTAGAGTTTTTATCTGATTTTAAATTTACGGGAGACATTTATAGCGTTCCTGAAGGTACAGTTATTTTTCCTAACGAACCTGTTATGAAAATTATTGCACCTATTATGGAAGCTCAAATTATAGAAACGGCTATTTTAAACATTGTGAATCATCAAAGTTTAATTGCTACAAAGGCCTCTAGAGTCAAATGGGCTGCTGAAGACGATATGGTCTTAGAATTTGGCCTAAGACGTGCACAAGGTCCTGATGCTGGCGTTTACGGAGCAAGAGCCGCTGTTATTGGTGGTTGTTCTGCTACTTCTAATGTATTGGCTGGCAAGAAATTTGATATTCCAGTAAAAGGTACCCATGCTCATAGTTGGGTCATGAGTTTTAATGATGAACTCACTGCTTTTAGAAAATACGCTAATCTTTATCCAGATGCTTGTATTTTGTTAGTTGATACTTATGACACTTTAAAGACCGGTGTACCAAATGCAATAAAAGTTTTTAATGAGCTAAAAGAAAAAGGCATTCAACCGAAGTTATACGGTATTCGATTGGATAGTGGTGACTTGGCTTACTTATCTAAAAAAGCTAGAAAAATGTTAGATGAAGTAGGTTTTGAAGATGCTATTATTTCTGCTTCTAGTGATTTAGATGAGTATTTAATTCAAGACCTAAAATCACAAGGTGCAAAAATCACTTTATGGGGTGTAGGTACTAATTTAATAACTTCAAAAGACTGCCCTGCATTCGGTGGTGTTTATAAATTAACGGCTGTTTCTAATGGTAATGAATTTGTTCCCAAGATTAAGGTTTCAGAGAATCCCGCAAAAATAACCAACCCAGGTAATAAAAAGATTTATCGGGTTTATGATAAAGCAACTGGTATCATTAAGGCAGATTTGATTGCTTTAGAAGAAGAAAACATTAAAGAAACAGAGCCTTTGTTACTATTTGATCCAAATGCAACTTGGAAAAGAACCATACTTGAGCCAAATACCTTTGTTTTAAAGGAATTGCTAGTCCCTATCTTCAAAAATGGCTCTTGTGTTTATGCCACACCTAATATTATGGAGATACAAAGCTATTGCCAAAAAGAATTAAAGACCTTATGGCCTGAGACTAAGCGTACTAAAAATCCTCAAGAAGTTTTTATCGACCTTACAATGAATTTATATAACTTAAAACAATCTATGATTGAACGTTATAAATCAGAAGTATAA
- a CDS encoding WG repeat-containing protein, translating to MKGIKRIILLLVLFLIGIIFVIAKDQDVGIEQVVVEGNYKTDDLAYFADNRLPVYKGNQYGYIDRKGELVIKPNYSLGLPFNEGIAAVRKNRSGNWGYIDVNGEIVVPLEYDNYGNRFLDGVLLRKNDVFHYYNLKNQKVEKEFVGYEDMMVVDEHLIAVKVDHQWGIMDYDEAVIIPTIYEEVGVFNEGMVPVKLNGSWGFVNETGEAIIDFEYDTVSSFNNKGAVVSQNGQYGIIDKAGDYIAPLEYDHIGYFNEDIARVYDGELYYLDEEGNSLNMEREYSRLDDFFEGFASVTQEGQYGYINRSGDRVIPNIYKEAYPFADGLAVVRDLEDKLKIINPENKVLLELNEAYYYSGYSEGVFTFVTVEDRELSLLVVVDKDDTTIAPYTRSPYFLHKEHRTFQ from the coding sequence ATGAAGGGGATAAAAAGAATCATATTGTTATTGGTGCTTTTTCTAATAGGCATTATATTTGTAATAGCAAAAGATCAAGATGTAGGCATTGAACAAGTGGTTGTAGAAGGTAACTATAAAACAGATGATTTAGCATATTTTGCAGACAATCGCTTACCCGTTTATAAAGGCAATCAGTATGGATACATAGATCGTAAAGGAGAATTGGTAATCAAGCCAAATTATTCTCTAGGACTGCCTTTTAATGAAGGAATAGCAGCTGTAAGAAAAAATAGAAGTGGGAATTGGGGCTATATAGACGTTAATGGAGAAATTGTTGTGCCTTTAGAATATGATAATTACGGTAATCGATTTTTAGATGGGGTTTTGTTAAGAAAAAATGATGTGTTTCATTATTATAACTTAAAGAACCAGAAAGTAGAAAAAGAATTTGTTGGTTATGAAGATATGATGGTTGTAGATGAACATTTAATTGCTGTTAAGGTAGATCATCAATGGGGGATTATGGATTATGATGAAGCAGTCATCATACCAACGATATACGAAGAAGTAGGTGTCTTTAACGAAGGTATGGTACCTGTGAAATTAAATGGATCTTGGGGATTTGTTAATGAAACAGGCGAAGCTATTATTGATTTTGAATATGACACCGTAAGTAGCTTTAACAATAAGGGAGCTGTCGTATCTCAAAATGGACAATATGGTATTATTGATAAAGCAGGGGATTATATAGCACCATTAGAGTATGATCATATTGGTTATTTTAATGAAGATATTGCCAGAGTCTATGATGGTGAGTTATATTATCTTGATGAAGAAGGCAACTCTTTAAATATGGAAAGAGAATATAGTCGTTTAGATGATTTTTTTGAGGGATTTGCCAGTGTTACTCAAGAAGGACAATATGGCTATATCAATAGAAGTGGAGATCGTGTTATACCCAATATATACAAAGAAGCTTATCCATTTGCTGACGGTTTAGCAGTTGTAAGGGATTTGGAAGACAAGCTAAAGATTATAAACCCTGAAAATAAAGTTTTGCTAGAATTAAATGAAGCATATTATTATAGCGGATATTCTGAAGGGGTGTTTACCTTTGTAACAGTAGAAGATCGTGAATTAAGTCTATTAGTGGTTGTGGATAAAGACGATACCACTATAGCACCTTATACAAGGTCACCTTATTTTCTTCATAAAGAACATCGTACATTTCAATAA
- a CDS encoding S41 family peptidase: MKKRIITLVLVVALVFTTNYEIYATTPREAGQDVEDLMTFILNQYVGEDVASEELYYGALKGMFDVLDDYSEFYTEEEFQMFFEEMSNSFYGIGAELESDGQYIKIVNVLKNSPAEKAGLLNGDLIIEVNGASIESLSIDAVVSEVRGEKGTTVEVTISRNSEIIRKEIIRDEIKMSSIYQMDLSKIYEDDSLQSIEYINITQFSEGVAEEFDEALRQSKDNNKEYLIVDLRYNSGGYLDEVVDIANDLVPLGAIMYTVGMDNEEYGYYSMLVEKPYKKIVVLTNEYTASASEILASAIVESEAGITVGERTFGKGIVQQIFTYGNGGFKLTVEEYFSRNKNKINGEGVMPTIEVKVPNLLPQLRYRYNVGMADEYVYEINSILEYLGYTDQSPRNAYDEQTNVAIRAFQRDNNLYPSGICDFATQTKLNEILRKEVGKEDRQLIEAINYIKEISNN; the protein is encoded by the coding sequence GTGAAAAAAAGAATTATAACCTTAGTATTAGTAGTAGCGTTAGTCTTTACAACAAATTACGAAATATATGCAACAACGCCACGTGAAGCAGGTCAAGATGTGGAGGATTTGATGACATTCATTTTAAATCAATACGTAGGAGAGGATGTTGCGTCAGAAGAACTTTATTATGGGGCCTTAAAAGGTATGTTTGACGTGTTAGATGATTATAGTGAATTTTATACAGAAGAAGAATTTCAAATGTTCTTCGAAGAGATGTCAAATAGCTTTTATGGTATAGGTGCAGAATTAGAAAGTGATGGCCAGTATATCAAGATTGTAAATGTATTAAAAAATTCGCCAGCTGAAAAAGCAGGGCTATTAAATGGCGACCTTATCATTGAAGTTAATGGAGCCTCTATAGAAAGCTTAAGTATTGACGCCGTTGTATCGGAAGTTAGAGGTGAAAAAGGGACAACTGTTGAAGTAACCATTAGTAGAAACTCTGAAATTATTAGAAAAGAAATTATCCGTGATGAAATAAAAATGTCCTCAATTTATCAAATGGATTTATCAAAGATTTATGAAGATGACTCTTTACAATCTATTGAGTACATTAACATCACTCAATTTAGTGAAGGTGTAGCAGAGGAATTTGATGAAGCCCTTCGCCAATCAAAGGATAATAACAAAGAATATTTGATTGTTGACTTAAGGTACAATAGTGGAGGGTATTTAGATGAAGTAGTTGACATAGCCAATGATTTGGTGCCTTTAGGTGCTATAATGTATACAGTAGGAATGGATAATGAAGAATATGGTTATTATAGTATGTTAGTAGAAAAGCCATATAAAAAAATTGTCGTTTTAACCAATGAATACACAGCATCAGCTTCTGAAATTTTAGCCAGTGCTATAGTTGAATCAGAAGCAGGCATTACTGTAGGTGAAAGAACATTCGGTAAAGGGATTGTACAGCAAATATTCACATATGGAAATGGTGGGTTTAAATTAACAGTTGAAGAATACTTTAGCCGAAATAAAAACAAAATAAATGGCGAAGGGGTTATGCCTACTATTGAAGTGAAAGTGCCTAATTTGTTACCACAATTACGCTATCGATATAATGTAGGTATGGCTGATGAATATGTGTATGAAATTAATAGCATATTAGAGTATCTAGGTTATACAGATCAAAGCCCGAGAAATGCATATGATGAACAGACCAATGTAGCCATTCGAGCATTTCAAAGAGACAATAATTTATATCCGTCAGGTATTTGTGATTTTGCCACACAAACAAAATTAAATGAAATACTAAGAAAAGAAGTTGGAAAGGAGGACAGACAGCTGATAGAGGCAATTAACTATATAAAAGAAATTAGTAATAACTAA
- a CDS encoding CTP synthase has translation MDTKYIFVTGGVVSGLGKGITAAALGRLLKERGKKVTIQKFDPYINIDPGTMSPYQHGEVFVTEDGAETDLDLGHYERFIDENLSQYSSVTTGKIYWSVLNKERKGEYLGATVQVIPHITNAIKERAYRVGKNNQSEIVITEIGGTVGDIESLPFVEAIRQVASDVGRENVLYIHVTLIPYLAKSGEMKTKPTQHSVKELRSIGIQPDILVCRTEREMSEDMLDKLALFCNVEKDCVIQNLDAETLYEVPLMLEEQGLADIVCKKFKLNTEAPNLTEWKTMVQKEKNVEKSVKIGLVGKYVELYDAYLSIVESLKHGGIYHSAQINIEWLNSEEINKKNVSTILGELDGILVPGGFGDRGIEGKILAIQYARENKIPFFGICLGMQCCVIEYARNVVKLKGAHSSELDPETKYPVIDLMPEQKDINGLGGTMRLGAYPCKVKEDSKASQAYGEGLIYERHRHRYEVNNEYREQLEEAGLIISGVSPDDHLVEMVEVKDHPWFVGVQFHPEFKSRPNRVHPLFRDFIQASIESKK, from the coding sequence ATGGATACAAAATATATTTTTGTAACAGGAGGTGTTGTATCAGGTCTAGGAAAAGGGATAACAGCTGCAGCGTTAGGTAGGTTGTTAAAAGAGAGAGGAAAAAAAGTAACAATCCAAAAATTTGACCCTTATATTAATATAGATCCTGGTACTATGAGTCCATATCAACATGGAGAAGTGTTTGTAACGGAAGATGGTGCGGAAACTGATTTGGACTTAGGCCATTATGAAAGATTTATTGATGAAAATCTTTCTCAATATAGTAGCGTAACAACAGGAAAGATATATTGGTCCGTTCTTAATAAAGAAAGAAAAGGCGAATATCTTGGTGCTACGGTTCAAGTTATACCACATATTACCAACGCCATAAAAGAAAGAGCTTATAGAGTTGGTAAAAACAATCAATCAGAAATTGTAATTACGGAGATAGGTGGAACTGTTGGAGATATAGAAAGTTTGCCTTTCGTTGAAGCCATTAGGCAAGTCGCTTCTGATGTTGGTCGAGAAAATGTCCTTTATATTCATGTTACACTCATTCCTTATTTAGCAAAATCAGGTGAAATGAAAACAAAACCAACCCAACATTCTGTAAAAGAATTGCGTTCAATAGGTATTCAACCAGATATTTTAGTCTGTCGTACGGAAAGAGAAATGTCTGAAGATATGTTAGATAAATTAGCGTTGTTCTGTAATGTAGAAAAAGACTGTGTGATACAGAATTTAGATGCAGAGACATTGTATGAAGTGCCTTTAATGCTAGAAGAACAAGGTTTGGCAGATATTGTATGTAAAAAGTTTAAATTAAACACAGAAGCTCCTAATTTAACGGAGTGGAAAACGATGGTTCAAAAAGAAAAAAATGTGGAAAAAAGTGTTAAAATCGGATTGGTTGGCAAGTATGTAGAGCTATATGACGCCTATTTATCCATTGTAGAATCGTTAAAACATGGAGGCATCTATCATTCGGCACAAATTAATATTGAGTGGCTTAATTCAGAGGAGATTAACAAAAAGAATGTAAGCACAATTCTTGGTGAATTAGATGGTATATTGGTGCCTGGTGGATTTGGAGACAGAGGCATAGAAGGAAAGATATTAGCCATTCAATACGCAAGAGAAAATAAAATACCATTTTTTGGAATCTGTTTAGGGATGCAATGTTGTGTTATTGAATATGCTCGAAATGTTGTTAAATTAAAAGGTGCACACAGCTCTGAGCTTGATCCAGAAACCAAATACCCTGTTATTGATTTAATGCCTGAGCAAAAGGATATAAATGGCCTTGGTGGTACTATGCGTCTAGGGGCATATCCATGTAAAGTGAAAGAAGATAGCAAAGCTTCACAAGCTTATGGAGAAGGATTAATTTACGAAAGACATAGACATCGATATGAAGTGAATAACGAATATAGAGAACAGTTAGAAGAAGCTGGATTAATTATTTCAGGTGTATCACCAGATGACCATTTAGTTGAGATGGTAGAAGTAAAAGATCATCCTTGGTTTGTAGGTGTACAGTTCCACCCAGAATTCAAGTCCAGACCAAATAGAGTACATCCTTTATTTAGAGATTTCATTCAAGCCAGTATTGAAAGTAAAAAATAA
- a CDS encoding RNA-binding domain-containing protein → MNIKKLLTAESTYVEFKVSLEKAKPKSWLKTVVAFANGMGGSILFGVNDERNIIGLNNIQEEAETISNQIKSKTDPIIMFELNPVIIGRKKVLVLNVPSGKMTPYYYVNDGTRTAYVRIGNESVTAPSYIIHELTLKRKRLSFDALSTKEKFSDASFTLFKSIFLNVTEKRIEGRKDYLSFGMIDNDDYLTYAGLLLADECNLLQSRIFCTRWAGKSKGKRAVDAIDDKEYKGNIIMLLKEASSFVKNNSRKAWKIEGLKRIEYIDYPENAVREAVVNALVHRDYNIIGSEIHIDMYDDRLEIVSPGGMYDGKKIQEVEIDKVASIRRNPIVADIFSRLDYMERRGSGLKRIKEAFKDERLIEFYSNQSSLCVVMKKQINNKIGNTRGEQFNERIKSGYERIMSGLNYNEKLIVEFLLKNQRIANKEAMIITDLSSAQVRRIFVSLQNKNIIEAHGQGRGRYYTLLNKGI, encoded by the coding sequence ATGAATATAAAAAAATTATTAACAGCAGAATCAACTTATGTAGAATTTAAGGTTTCATTAGAAAAAGCAAAACCTAAAAGTTGGCTTAAAACAGTCGTTGCTTTTGCTAATGGAATGGGTGGAAGTATATTGTTTGGTGTAAATGATGAGCGCAATATTATAGGTCTGAATAATATACAAGAAGAAGCGGAAACTATTAGTAATCAAATAAAATCTAAAACAGATCCAATAATAATGTTTGAATTAAATCCTGTTATAATTGGTAGGAAGAAAGTGTTGGTATTAAATGTTCCATCTGGAAAAATGACACCATATTATTATGTGAATGATGGAACAAGAACTGCCTATGTTAGAATTGGAAACGAAAGTGTTACTGCCCCTTCGTATATTATTCATGAGTTGACATTAAAACGGAAAAGACTTTCATTTGATGCTTTATCAACAAAAGAAAAATTTAGTGATGCAAGCTTTACTTTGTTCAAATCAATATTTTTAAATGTTACGGAAAAAAGAATTGAGGGAAGAAAAGATTATTTATCATTTGGAATGATAGATAATGATGACTATTTAACTTACGCTGGATTGCTGTTAGCAGATGAGTGCAATTTGTTACAATCAAGAATTTTTTGCACTAGATGGGCGGGTAAGAGTAAAGGAAAAAGAGCAGTCGATGCAATTGATGACAAGGAATATAAAGGAAATATTATTATGCTTTTAAAAGAAGCATCGTCTTTTGTTAAAAATAATTCTAGGAAGGCTTGGAAAATAGAGGGACTTAAACGTATTGAGTATATCGACTATCCAGAAAATGCTGTAAGAGAAGCTGTGGTAAATGCCTTAGTTCATAGAGATTATAATATTATTGGATCTGAAATACATATTGATATGTATGATGATAGGTTAGAAATTGTTTCGCCTGGTGGGATGTATGATGGTAAGAAAATTCAAGAAGTAGAAATAGATAAGGTTGCATCTATTCGTCGCAACCCAATTGTTGCAGATATATTTAGTAGGCTAGATTATATGGAGCGTCGTGGAAGTGGATTAAAAAGAATTAAAGAAGCTTTTAAGGATGAAAGGCTTATAGAATTTTATTCAAATCAATCCAGCCTTTGTGTTGTTATGAAAAAACAAATCAATAACAAGATAGGAAATACACGAGGTGAGCAATTTAATGAGCGGATTAAGAGCGGATATGAGCGGATAATGAGCGGATTAAATTATAATGAAAAATTAATTGTAGAATTCTTATTAAAAAATCAAAGAATAGCAAATAAAGAGGCTATGATCATTACTGACCTTTCATCTGCCCAAGTAAGAAGAATATTTGTATCATTGCAGAATAAAAACATCATTGAAGCCCATGGACAAGGTAGAGGCAGATATTACACGTTACTCAATAAGGGTATATAA
- the cls gene encoding cardiolipin synthase, with protein sequence MTVFGEVLRAFFSWFFSNIFIINILLAILLIFFERRNPTSVWAWVLILLFFPIGGFVLYLLLGQDLRRRKLFKVKEIEDEVNRIIRRQEEKIYRNEYKSIDPLFQEFRDMIMFNLVSNSSMYTMDNEIEIYKDGEDKFNALIEAIKDAKSFIHVQYYIFRDDELSKRICDALCEKAKEGIEVRILYDGMGCIRVRKRFWRELEKCGVKVAEFFPPFIPIVNLRINFRNHRKIVVIDGYKGFVGGFNVGKEYISKVKRFGYWRDTHIKIVGSAVDSLQLRFLLDWNYASRENLIKYEKYFPAKILAGGNGIQIVSSGPDSKRQNVRNNYLKMIMKAKKNIYIQTPYFIPDDAILEALKIAALSGVDVRVMIPSKPDHPFVYWASISYIGELIDAGAKCYKYNNGFLHSKVVTIDSLVSSVGTANMDIRSFKLNFEVNAFIYNEQTTLELESHFMEDVKNSIEITKYLYMQRSVVVKIKESISRLLSPVL encoded by the coding sequence ATGACAGTGTTTGGGGAAGTACTACGAGCTTTTTTTTCTTGGTTTTTTAGCAACATTTTTATTATAAATATATTATTAGCCATTCTTCTTATTTTCTTTGAGAGAAGAAATCCTACCAGTGTATGGGCATGGGTATTGATTTTGCTGTTTTTTCCTATTGGTGGATTCGTTTTATATTTGCTGTTGGGTCAAGATTTGAGAAGAAGAAAGTTATTTAAAGTTAAAGAAATTGAAGATGAAGTCAATCGAATTATAAGAAGACAAGAAGAGAAAATCTATCGCAATGAATATAAATCCATTGACCCCTTGTTTCAAGAATTTAGAGATATGATTATGTTTAATTTAGTTAGCAATTCATCGATGTATACGATGGATAATGAAATAGAGATTTACAAAGACGGTGAAGATAAGTTTAATGCTTTAATTGAAGCAATAAAAGATGCAAAGTCCTTTATACATGTTCAATATTATATCTTTCGTGACGATGAGTTATCAAAAAGAATATGTGATGCACTATGTGAAAAAGCAAAAGAAGGTATAGAGGTTAGAATACTCTATGACGGTATGGGGTGTATCAGAGTAAGAAAAAGATTTTGGAGAGAGCTTGAAAAATGTGGTGTGAAGGTAGCTGAATTCTTCCCGCCGTTCATACCAATTGTTAATCTACGTATCAATTTTAGAAACCATAGAAAAATAGTGGTTATAGATGGATACAAAGGATTTGTAGGTGGGTTTAATGTTGGAAAAGAATATATAAGCAAAGTCAAAAGATTTGGTTATTGGCGAGATACACATATAAAAATTGTAGGCTCAGCAGTGGACTCTTTGCAACTGCGTTTTTTATTAGATTGGAATTATGCGTCAAGAGAAAATCTAATAAAATACGAAAAGTACTTTCCAGCTAAAATCTTAGCAGGAGGCAATGGTATTCAAATTGTTTCTAGTGGACCCGATTCAAAAAGACAAAATGTACGAAATAATTACTTGAAAATGATAATGAAAGCTAAGAAAAACATCTATATACAAACGCCGTACTTTATTCCAGACGATGCAATCTTAGAAGCCCTAAAAATAGCTGCTTTATCAGGGGTAGATGTAAGGGTTATGATACCTAGTAAGCCAGATCATCCCTTTGTATATTGGGCATCTATTTCATATATAGGAGAGCTTATAGACGCAGGAGCAAAATGCTACAAATACAATAATGGATTTCTCCATAGTAAAGTCGTTACCATAGATAGTTTGGTCAGCAGTGTGGGAACAGCCAATATGGATATTAGAAGTTTTAAGCTAAACTTTGAAGTCAATGCTTTTATCTATAATGAACAAACCACTTTAGAACTAGAAAGTCACTTTATGGAAGACGTTAAAAATTCCATTGAAATAACCAAATATTTGTATATGCAAAGATCCGTTGTTGTGAAAATAAAAGAATCTATTTCAAGACTGTTATCTCCTGTATTATAG